A region of the Ciona intestinalis chromosome 12, KH, whole genome shotgun sequence genome:
TCACCGCAttcgaaaattaaaaacgaCACACTGCACTAATGCCTTTAGACTTTGGGAGTCTAagtaattggtttaaaaagcgAAATCTTCAGAGTCGGAATTCAAAGtgataaagttttttgaaCTTTAGTACGTcagataaaacaatttattatcgATATAttagacatatagtagggtggggggaaatgggacacctttggaacataatattcaaatattctgattgtgctttggacaataaacaacggtctgtggaagtcgtgaagatacggtgttataatattttgaatgttctttgtttactaccaaataggatgagaaaaaagaataaaaagatgtcccatctccccccaccctgctatgtttcatatttacatATTCTCAACTAAAAAACTCACACTATACTGCATGGTTAAAAAACATATCTAAATCATAttactgtaatatatatgCTTTGCTACATTAACTCAGATAAATATACGGAACACTAACAAAATTAgagtaaaagtaaaacaaaacagcttcctctttaaaaatacttttagaATTTGAATgcaataaatttgttacaatAATAGGAAGGCCCAAGGTTCGAATCCATGCTAGTATAATAtgcgaatatattttccattcaACATGTCACTAATAGCGTCTTCTTATTGGTTAATTAATCTTTAAATACAGGAAAGAATAATTACATCGTTAGCTATTGTAACTCAATCACGATACGAaccaaaataactttaatatgACTGTGTAGCAGCACAATATTGTGGCCACAGGAATGATTCGGTTTTAATGTTGAATTCCAGCCGATTTGGTTCCATAATATTCATATCTCCCTATTTTACCGAATGTTCTTTTATGGATTATCTAAACTCGAAATTGTTATTCGTACAGAAAAATTGTCATCCATTTCAAAAAATTCACCCAAAAAGATATGTGATAatttgtaagcgggtacgaggtgtatgaaacagaatacatgTGTGTTGCAACTGTGGCTGCCTctccatgcgaagataaatagaattacattcatccattgATCTGAACtgctgtaaattaaaaaatatataaaatggcCGAAAGTTGTGAAAATAGGTCGTTATTATAAATGCACCGAAATTGATAAGAGATTTAAAAGTGTTAGCTAGTTTAATAATCTAAAGTAATTTTTCATTGACTTGCGTTTTAAAGGTTAACTTAAATTACAACTTTTGACTTTTAATATTCttctatattattttatgcGGTCGCGAGGTGGCAGTAAAGGAGCGGTTTATTATGGCTGCTACGAGCCCGCCGTCGGTCTCCGTGTGTGTGCTAACATGAGCGCATGTGTGTGCATGCGCAATAAGGCCTGCTTCTCTCCTGGGTGTGCCGACTACAGAACCTTGAACTTGTGAGAGAAAAAACAAGCGATTATGAAGAGTAGAAACGTCCCAATGCGTTGCTGTGTTTTTTGCCGAGTACTCGAAAGATCAGTTTCATTTTCGGCAGTTTCAATTCGCCGCCGACCGCAGCCATAGCAGGGCGATCGCAAAACGTTAATTTAATTACGGAGGACGGTTAAAACTCCCGAGTTTCCGTTTAACCTCTGACGGAGAGGGCGGTACGTGGCAAAATCAACGATTGGAATCAGGCTTTATCAGCAGGGAATCGATAAGAATGCTTTAGCTGTGTCGCCATTTGCCGTCGAGTGTCCACAGCGGTTAAAGAATTGAAAACTGGCATTTTCCCAGTTTTAACTGGAGGGTTATCGCCGAGGTAAACGCAGATTCAAAAACCTGTTAGTAAATTGCAGTGAGACCCCATATTAGAAAGGGGGGGGTCGGTTTATTCGTATAGGAAATTGTCTCCTGGCAGAAGCAAGGTTGTTATATTTGGCCACCATAGTAGAAATTGTGGTTTTCCACCTTTACCAACAGTCTGAAGCCTTTTATTGTCTATTCCTTTCTTTATTTGAGCCAAACAGTTCATGTGAAACATACCTCGATTTTTATAGTACGTTAGAACTGCTAAGGAATTGTTATGGTCAGTAGTTCTTGCCCACTGACCAGCCAAGTATTAAATCGGCGAAACAAAATGGCGGGAATTAAATTCTaaaatgaccactgggtttgacaCGGTCAGAAAGTTCACAAAATGCCGGCACATTGGGGGACTAGAAATTTCAAAAACAGTCACAGTATTCATACTGGTTATTCAATGTGTGCCTAGACGACATGTGTTTGTGGTTTAGGgtaatgtgtttatataagagGTGGTATAGACGTTTTGACCACGCTAATGTTTGTAGCAGCGTGTTACAATGTTTTGACGACCAGTTAAAGTAACTTTATGTAGAGTGAAAATGTAAGAGGTGACATGAGATAAGATATTGTTAGCGGTGTAGCGGAGTGTGTGGTGTTTCTTACATAACCCTTAAAGAGGTGCCGCTACATTCTAGTGGTATACCGCTACGTGTTTCCTCAACGGCGAAAATTGGCTCTGTATGTGCCACTTTCGATTTAGCCCCAATATACATGACGCCCAGCGAAAATGCTAAGCGCAAATCGTAAAAGCTTACTGGAACGGTGCCTGGTAGAGGTAGTGTTCATAAGTTTAAGCACAGACAGCCAAGTTCTCTCGTAGCCTAAGGCATGTTTTGCTCGATTACACTTCGCTCGGTTATATATTAGTAATTATAACGATACCGATCGCTGGCTGTATGCTGAGGCTGAGTTCGTGTCGCTTGGCGTTGGATTGCGAAGGCGATTAAATGTTTAGTTCAGGTTCAAGGCAGGACGACTACTCCTGTCGACGCAAAGCCACTGGTGCGAGTCCAGTGAAGAACCATTGCTGCGTGTGATGCCCGATTTCGCAAAGGGCGCACTTGTAATTGGTGCTTTTCCCACTTCAGAGTTGGATTAATTTTACAATTGGCTGTCGTCGCATTGGTGGTATGGCATAACTCGCGTAGAGAGTAAAGACAGCGCATGGTTTGAACATAGTTTGTGAGTCACATAACCTGTGTGTACGGAATCCGCACGTTCCGCGCCGTTCTTTGCTTATTGATGGCGAATCATGGAGCGCAACGTACGTGACTTTGAGTCTAAGGGAAGAGAATAGACTGCTGGAGGGAAGGAGCAGACAGCTTGCCTGAGCGCAAGAGTAAGCGAGCGGTAGGAGAGGCTTGTTTGACTTCTCGTACATATTGACGAACTGGCCGTCGTCGCCGCTCAAGTGTGAAATCGATTTGTCTATGGAGAAGACAGTACACACTGCGCATTTTCCTCAACATAAGCTTTCGCATTTCAACGTTCTTCGCTGTTTTTCCGAAAGCGAAAACAAAATCGTCcgattttttgtgtttttccaTCCCCGCCGTGTCGTGAATCACCCGCATAGTATGTGGTTGCGGTTCATCTTACCTTGGCACGGCGCGTTGACTGTGTTTAGACGATTCCTGGTGAGATTATGGATTTATAAATAGCTCTGGAAAGTAATGGAAGGTCTCAAAAAACCAAACCGTTTTTGTTAAGCAGTAAAACAAGACATGACGCAACTTTCTAGTGCGAGAATTATGGCTTAAAATGACCAGATAGCATTTGTATCCCGCAATTTTCCAAGTATGCGActtaaaacagtatttttcgTTTTAGATCACCAGTTCCACCGGCACAGTTTGGCCGCGCAGCAGTTAACGCAATACCACAACCGTAAAACCTTCAGCGCGTACCAAAGCCACCCTATAATTGGACCTGTAGCCGCGGCCGATGTGGTGACGCGCCACATTACATTGTACAACAGCAGTCACTACGAGTACACTGCGGAAGAACAAGAACGAAGACGAAGGGAACAGGATCAACACAAAGATACAACGACCGATGGAGAAAACGGGAAACTAACTGGACACCATATCAACCCACAAAGACAAAGCTACCAAGGAAAACGTAGCTTGCCGGACACGGATGGGCCGGTTGAAAGCCAGTGTAAAAAGCCAAACACTTTAAGCAATAACTTGTGCGTAGAATCGAACTGCTTTGGTGTCCTTAACGGGGAACATATTGAAAAATCGAAAGCCGCACATATACAACAATTAGAGGAGAACGTTTGCGTGGCGTCGCTTGATCGCCGTGAGGATACACATTTTGATTTGGTCCAGCCAGCACCGTCGTGTGAGCATTCCTTAGTAAATGGTCATCCGCCATTAGTTCCAGCAACCAACGATCCTTACAGTAATCTTCCTTATACGCCCCTACACCCTTGTGGGCGAGCAACGCAGAACCACCACCCGGAATACATTCAATACGACGCTCGGCAAGCCAACGAAGTTTCGCACTATCATCCTAACCCTTGCTTGGAGCCGTTCTACCACAACGAGCAACCAAGCTATCACCCACAAATAGCAGAGCCCGATCCTTACCACACGTATCCAAATACACGTAGCTTCCATTCAAAACTGGAGGACCAAGTCAGCGAGGAAAACCGTGCAGCATCTACAGCGTGTGACAAAATGCCCGGAGCTCAAACTTTAAGTATGAGCTATACCGGCTCAGTGTCGGGATCTCAACATACGACCTCAGGCCGGCATGTGGTCGACATTTTATCCGATCATCAAGGCGAACTGATTAAAACGGACAGCCCAAACTTCCTATGTACACCACTTCCCCAGCATTGGCGTGTCAACAAATCGCTACAGACGCCCTTCAAAGGTACGTTGGTTTAATGCTCTACTAGTCTACTACGTGGTGTGTTATTTTAGTGGTCTGCCATTTGACCACAATCGCTTGTTTGCGGGCCGCTCAGCTTTAACGCTATTTTACTTTCAGTGGTGGCTCTCTCAGATATACCGGACGGCACGACTGTCACGGTCATGGCTGGCAACGATGAGAATTATTCCGCTGAACTGCGTAACGCATCGGCCACCATGAAGGGATGCGTTGCCAGATTCAACGATTTGAGATTTTTGGGTCGAAGCGGACGAGGTATTTTAGTTTAGTTGCCACTTGATTTTGCTGTGTCAAGCTAAAACTGTTCAGTTGCACTGTCGACTATTTTGGTCAAATGATGTCATTTTAGTTAAACCTCTTTCTTGGTAAACAGTTGTTTACAATAAGCCCTTGGTTTCCatggaaaatatttcaagTGAAACCAGCCTATTTGcaatacatattttttggaAGTGATTTAAGACTTAATAGGAATTttagaattaattttaatcacCTGCGATGCTTTGAATCTTGCCACacctttaaaacaattatgaGTATGAGTTTTTGTGAATAACGATCATTTTTGGACCATGCGTTTCGCTGTCAAAAATCTTTCaagtgaaaattaaattttcgtGGTTTTTTGCAGAATGTGGTGAACGTGCTTCGCGATGCATGACGCCTAATTATACCACGTGATGTGACGTAGAGACATGCTTTTCCTATACATGCATTAACTAATgaaatgtgttaaataaatgaataaatactttttatttaccaaCGCGTGGCGGGTAACGACAGACACGACACCGATGTACTATTCCATACACATCGTTTATCCTCATCagataaaactttaataaacgTTTAATTAAGTACAACCCGATGTGATTTAATTTAGTCTATATTATaatgggtttagcagccacactCGTATTTGACCCTTTCATTCAATTATATTTGTTACGCGCCGTGTtttaacggctgtcgtttcgTAAATATTTTCCTTCACTTTGTTGATGTATTATTAAATTGATCTTTACTACTGCTCTAATAGATAGTTAAAATTTATagtgttaaaacaataaccaTTGTACCATATTTATGCGTTACGTTACCTGTTTCCAGGCAAAAGTTTTAATCTGACGATCACCATTTTCTCTTCTCCGCCGCAAGTGGCGACTTACCAGAGGGCGATAAAGATTACAGTGGATGGACCAAGGGAACCTCGCCGTAAGTTGTTCATTTTCTCCTTATAGACTTTATCATGTAGCAATCACATGTAATGTAAACTGTACAGAATATATGGACTGTTCTTGATCGTAAATCGTGTTCAATATGGGTATCTATAATTAAGTACACGGTTACATTAGTTATAGGGTAAAACATGCgaatatattatacttgtgCTGGTATACTAGTACaccgtacagtttgattttatcTGTTACATTTGCCTTAGGGGTTCACAGTGCACATAATACAGGGACATGAGATTTTGTACAGATACAACAACAAGTGCCAATGCTTAAAGGTTAAATTGTTAggaaaaaacaagtttgttttaacCATACGTTCTTGTCCTATTAACCTGTACCATAGTAAACTGTGAATGTGATACAACATAGGCTAAACCGCTATTTGTGTATAATGTAAGTATGTTACAAGTTTTGCACACTTTTAGGCGTCTCACACACGATGCAGTCTAAATTAACATGCTATCTAATCGAAATTAGTTTATGTATGCTTGTGATTTGGTACGAAACTTTGATCAGTGTAAAATTAGTTTAGTTCGAATTTAAAGAATACACTTTATGGGCAATGTTGACAGATTAGATGTTTGGAGTTAGAGCTGTAAGGAAACCGTATTGCCAGCCAGACAAACATACATCTCCCATGTGTGATCAGCACAACATAGATATGCTGGCCTCCTAGCAAGTTTTACACCAAAGCTAAACGTTTGGTATTTAATTTAACGCAGTGACAGCTGATCGTGGCCACCTATATCGCTCTACACttgtaaaaaatcaattcaagaaaaatatttttacaactatttttttaactccTGCGTATTTTGGCATGACATTCTATCCAGCAGAACCATTCTGTCAGCACCTTTTCCACGTAACCAGTTGTAAACTAGGAGTACATCTCAAGAGAAGAATGTCAGATTAACGTTCGTGGTAGACCAGTGACGCGATGTGCTGCTCGACAACAAGCCACACTGAATCACACGCGCATTACAGTCACCCTCAGAGCTCCTTGTGCCACTTACGCGCTCTTATAACACCGACTGGTTAACCATAGCTTTTCGCCTTATGCCGTTTAACTAACCCAACCATTTTTTACCAAGGTCATCGCCAAAAGCAACTAGAGGAAAGAGCAAAAGGGGTTTTGTTCCCAGAAGGCTTCCACCTCGAA
Encoded here:
- the LOC100178299 gene encoding uncharacterized protein LOC100178299 isoform X2: MIMNLRAQAAVASATSQRKHLGFSSFPHQLSADHQFHRHSLAAQQLTQYHNRKTFSAYQSHPIIGPVAAADVVTRHITLYNSSHYEYTAEEQERRRREQDQHKDTTTDGENGKLTGHHINPQRQSYQGKRSLPDTDGPVESQCKKPNTLSNNLCVESNCFGVLNGEHIEKSKAAHIQQLEENVCVASLDRREDTHFDLVQPAPSCEHSLVNGHPPLVPATNDPYSNLPYTPLHPCGRATQNHHPEYIQYDARQANEVSHYHPNPCLEPFYHNEQPSYHPQIAEPDPYHTYPNTRSFHSKLEDQVSEENRAASTACDKMPGAQTLSMSYTGSVSGSQHTTSGRHVVDILSDHQGELIKTDSPNFLCTPLPQHWRVNKSLQTPFKVVALSDIPDGTTVTVMAGNDENYSAELRNASATMKGCVARFNDLRFLGRSGRGKSFNLTITIFSSPPQVATYQRAIKITVDGPREPRRHRQKQLEERAKGVLFPEGFHLESIRRNPTYQGQVDPSRMVASGTGGWAYPQPQFPYLTPSQHAAAAARAQSVARAGNVAGLGPAGSITPPGGLNMIKREESHGSGQLSGGNGISPPCTTGNGTGNESLTIRFSEVHLEGRFGNRSFVYPSGAGFPGYDSSMLPAGGHNQSSNNPYGTPYLYPAALYPGNTLSSYNSVGQNYDGNGNGGNSSNNNNASCSVSAGGGGRNNAESTDASSPTAPIGRVRAGGSSVGSEGDISSTMSPGNSSGGARDGHDGSQNVDNGAANLINSAVGLHGQRWDNSNGVVAAALEAVEAASRGQRDNMDHHSHHHHQVARVAGVNTSGILHEDVWRPYWITPSTT
- the LOC100178299 gene encoding uncharacterized protein LOC100178299 isoform X1 gives rise to the protein MIMNLRAQAAVASATSQRKHLGFSSFPHQLSADHQFHRHSLAAQQLTQYHNRKTFSAYQSHPIIGPVAAADVVTRHITLYNSSHYEYTAEEQERRRREQDQHKDTTTDGENGKLTGHHINPQRQSYQGKRSLPDTDGPVESQCKKPNTLSNNLCVESNCFGVLNGEHIEKSKAAHIQQLEENVCVASLDRREDTHFDLVQPAPSCEHSLVNGHPPLVPATNDPYSNLPYTPLHPCGRATQNHHPEYIQYDARQANEVSHYHPNPCLEPFYHNEQPSYHPQIAEPDPYHTYPNTRSFHSKLEDQVSEENRAASTACDKMPGAQTLSMSYTGSVSGSQHTTSGRHVVDILSDHQGELIKTDSPNFLCTPLPQHWRVNKSLQTPFKVVALSDIPDGTTVTVMAGNDENYSAELRNASATMKGCVARFNDLRFLGRSGRGKSFNLTITIFSSPPQVATYQRAIKITVDGPREPRRHRQKQLEERAKGVLFPEGFHLESIRRNPTYQGQVDPSRMVASGTGGWAYPQPQFPYLTPSQHAAAAARAQSVARAGNVAGLGPAGSITPPGGLNMIKREESHGSGQLSGGNGISPPCTTGNANHHHGSGKDWKIRDFQVHLEGRFGNRSFVYPSGAGFPGYDSSMLPAGGHNQSSNNPYGTPYLYPAALYPGNTLSSYNSVGQNYDGNGNGGNSSNNNNASCSVSAGGGGRNNAESTDASSPTAPIGRVRAGGSSVGSEGDISSTMSPGNSSGGARDGHDGSQNVDNGAANLINSAVGLHGQRWDNSNGVVAAALEAVEAASRGQRDNMDHHSHHHHQVARVAGVNTSGILHEDVWRPYWITPSTT